In a genomic window of Roseiflexus castenholzii DSM 13941:
- the carB gene encoding carbamoyl-phosphate synthase large subunit: protein MPRRTDIQTILIIGSGPIVIGQACEFDYSGVQACKVLRREGFRVVLVNSNPATIMTDPQMADATYIEPLTPEIVEKIIERERPDALLPTVGGQTGLNLAMKLAERGVLDRYGVQLIGASPKAIALAEDRELFKRAMIDAGLRVPLGETVSTVDQALEAAARIGYPVLVRPSFTLGGSGGGVAYSEAQLREIADRGLRASPVTQVLIEQSVLGWKEYELEVMRDRMDNFVVVCSIENLDPMGVHTGDSITIAPTMTLTDREYQRLREMAKIVIRTVGVETGGSNIQFAVDPRDGTPLVIEMNPRVSRSSALASKATGFPIAKIAALLAVGYTLDEIPNDITRVTPASFEPSLDYVVVKIPRWAFEKFPGVDPTLGPQMKSVGEVMAIGATFSEALQKAIRGLEIGAVGFGVFAGKRVNAEMTPEPSDDDLRTPTAQRIFHVANALRAGWDIERIAALTGYDPWFVAQMRAIIDIETALARYSLATLPVDLLREAKEHGFSDAQIALILQPDLRNGTFHVPTEMDVRARRKALGILPVYHRIDTCAAEFEAYTPYLYSTYATSDESAVTDRPKVVILGGGPNRIGQGIEFDYCCVHASFALRDLGYETIMINCNPETVSTDYDTSDRLYFEPLTLEDVLNVWENESGMRDGRAGTPVPMLVQFGGQTPLNLAKGLAAAGVPIWGTSQDSIDLAEDRGRFSELLRQLDMMQPESGMAADLQTARRVAQRIGYPVLVRPSYVLGGRAMAIAYDDEGLAQYIHEATQISAGQPVLIDRYLEDAFELDVDAVGDGERVVIGGIMEHIEEAGVHSGDSAMVMPPFKVSAYHLSIIRDETIRIGEALRVKGLMNIQFAIKDDEVYVLEVNPRASRTVPFVAKATGVPLARLAAQACAGKTLIELGLTREPPLNGFFVKEAVLPFDKFPGAAVFLSPEMRSTGEVMGHASTFGHAFAKAEMGANQRIPVSGGALLTVNDYDKGAIGRIARDLVKFGFTIYATRGTAAWLHQLGLPAIVVNKVSEGSPHTVDLIASGKVGLVISTPLGPRAYADGQALRSAAIRYGVMLVTTLTGAAATVSAIKALRQKELRVRSLQEHYRLTMTADSTIVSTSLKINKELS from the coding sequence ATGCCACGACGAACTGATATTCAGACGATTTTGATCATCGGCTCTGGCCCGATAGTTATCGGTCAGGCATGCGAATTCGACTATTCTGGCGTTCAGGCGTGCAAGGTGCTGCGCCGCGAGGGGTTTCGCGTCGTGCTCGTCAATTCCAATCCGGCGACAATCATGACCGACCCGCAGATGGCAGACGCCACCTATATTGAACCGTTGACCCCGGAGATCGTCGAGAAAATTATCGAGCGCGAACGACCCGACGCGCTGCTCCCGACCGTCGGCGGGCAGACGGGTCTCAACCTGGCGATGAAACTGGCAGAGCGCGGCGTGCTCGATCGGTACGGCGTGCAGTTGATTGGCGCTTCGCCGAAAGCCATTGCGCTTGCCGAGGATCGCGAGTTGTTCAAGCGCGCGATGATTGACGCCGGGCTGCGCGTGCCGCTCGGCGAAACAGTTTCGACCGTCGATCAGGCGCTGGAGGCGGCGGCGCGGATCGGCTACCCGGTGCTGGTGCGTCCCTCCTTTACCCTCGGTGGCAGTGGCGGTGGTGTGGCGTATAGTGAGGCGCAATTGCGCGAGATTGCGGATCGCGGTCTACGCGCCTCGCCGGTGACGCAGGTGCTCATCGAACAGTCGGTGCTCGGATGGAAGGAGTACGAACTTGAGGTGATGCGCGATCGGATGGACAACTTCGTTGTTGTCTGTTCTATCGAGAACCTCGACCCGATGGGCGTCCATACCGGCGACTCGATCACCATTGCTCCGACGATGACGCTGACCGACCGCGAGTATCAGCGGCTGCGCGAGATGGCGAAGATCGTCATTCGCACGGTCGGCGTCGAAACCGGTGGCTCGAACATCCAGTTTGCCGTTGATCCACGCGATGGCACGCCGCTCGTGATCGAGATGAACCCGCGCGTCAGCCGCTCGTCGGCGCTGGCGTCCAAAGCCACCGGCTTCCCAATCGCCAAGATCGCGGCGCTGCTCGCCGTCGGTTATACCCTCGACGAAATCCCGAACGATATTACGCGCGTGACGCCTGCGTCGTTCGAGCCAAGCCTGGACTATGTGGTGGTCAAAATCCCACGCTGGGCGTTCGAGAAGTTCCCCGGCGTCGATCCGACTCTCGGACCACAGATGAAGAGCGTGGGCGAGGTTATGGCGATTGGTGCGACGTTCAGCGAGGCGTTGCAGAAGGCGATCCGCGGGCTGGAGATCGGCGCTGTCGGGTTCGGTGTGTTCGCCGGGAAACGCGTGAACGCTGAAATGACGCCTGAGCCATCGGACGATGACCTGCGCACTCCGACGGCACAGCGTATCTTTCACGTTGCCAATGCGCTGCGCGCTGGATGGGACATCGAGCGGATCGCGGCGCTGACCGGCTATGATCCCTGGTTTGTGGCGCAGATGCGCGCGATCATCGACATCGAAACGGCGCTTGCGCGTTATTCGCTTGCAACGCTCCCTGTCGATCTGCTACGTGAGGCGAAGGAACATGGCTTCTCCGACGCGCAGATCGCACTCATTCTGCAACCGGACCTTCGTAATGGTACGTTTCACGTTCCGACTGAGATGGATGTGCGCGCGCGTCGTAAGGCGCTCGGCATTCTGCCGGTCTATCATCGGATCGACACCTGCGCCGCTGAGTTTGAAGCCTACACCCCCTACCTCTATAGCACCTATGCGACATCCGATGAGTCGGCGGTGACCGACCGCCCGAAGGTGGTCATTCTCGGCGGTGGACCCAATCGCATTGGTCAGGGGATCGAGTTCGACTACTGCTGCGTCCACGCCAGTTTTGCGCTGCGCGACCTCGGCTACGAGACGATCATGATCAACTGCAACCCGGAAACGGTCTCAACCGACTATGATACCAGTGATCGCCTCTACTTCGAGCCGCTGACTCTCGAAGATGTGCTTAATGTCTGGGAGAACGAGTCGGGCATGCGGGACGGCAGGGCAGGAACGCCTGTGCCAATGCTCGTGCAGTTTGGCGGTCAGACGCCGCTCAATCTGGCGAAAGGGCTGGCAGCGGCTGGTGTGCCGATCTGGGGCACCTCGCAAGACTCGATTGATCTGGCAGAGGATCGCGGGCGCTTTAGCGAACTGCTCCGGCAGTTGGACATGATGCAACCGGAGAGCGGCATGGCTGCCGACCTTCAGACTGCCCGGCGAGTGGCGCAGCGGATTGGCTACCCGGTGCTGGTGCGTCCCAGTTATGTGCTCGGCGGGCGGGCAATGGCAATTGCCTACGATGATGAAGGACTGGCGCAGTATATCCACGAAGCGACACAGATCAGCGCCGGTCAACCGGTGTTGATCGACCGCTACCTGGAGGATGCTTTCGAACTCGATGTCGATGCTGTCGGTGATGGCGAGCGCGTGGTGATCGGCGGCATTATGGAGCATATTGAGGAGGCTGGCGTCCACTCTGGCGACTCGGCAATGGTCATGCCGCCGTTCAAGGTCAGCGCCTATCACCTTTCGATCATCCGCGACGAAACGATCCGCATTGGTGAGGCGCTGCGCGTCAAGGGGTTGATGAATATTCAATTCGCCATCAAGGACGACGAGGTCTATGTGCTCGAAGTCAATCCACGCGCCTCGCGCACCGTGCCGTTCGTCGCCAAAGCCACCGGCGTGCCGCTGGCGCGTCTTGCTGCGCAGGCGTGTGCTGGCAAGACGCTGATCGAACTCGGATTGACGCGCGAGCCGCCGCTCAATGGCTTCTTCGTCAAGGAAGCCGTTTTGCCATTCGATAAGTTCCCCGGCGCTGCCGTCTTCCTCAGCCCTGAGATGCGCTCCACCGGTGAGGTAATGGGGCATGCTTCGACCTTCGGGCATGCCTTCGCCAAAGCCGAAATGGGCGCCAACCAGCGCATTCCTGTCAGCGGCGGCGCGCTGCTGACGGTTAACGACTACGATAAGGGTGCTATCGGGCGGATTGCCCGCGATCTGGTGAAATTCGGTTTTACTATCTACGCTACACGCGGCACAGCAGCCTGGCTCCACCAGCTTGGTCTGCCCGCCATCGTTGTCAACAAGGTTTCCGAAGGCTCACCCCATACCGTCGACCTGATTGCGTCGGGCAAGGTGGGATTGGTGATCAGTACCCCCCTCGGTCCACGCGCCTATGCCGATGGTCAGGCGCTACGCTCGGCTGCCATTCGCTACGGGGTGATGCTGGTGACGACCCTCACCGGCGCAGCGGCGACGGTGAGCGCCATCAAGGCGTTGCGTCAGAAGGAATTGCGCGTCCGTTCTTTGCAGGAACACTATCGTCTGACAATGACGGCAGACAGCACGATAGTGAGCACATCTCTGAAGATCAATAAGGAACTATCATGA